One Streptomyces sp. L2 genomic window carries:
- a CDS encoding MFS transporter gives MSREQRGPNEKLGAVLALAGISNAGLARRVNDLGAQRGLTLRYDKTSVARWVSKGMVPQGAAPHLIAAAIGQKLGRPVPLHEIGLADADPAPEVGLAFPRDVGQAVRSATELYRLDLAGRRAGSGGIWQSLAGSFAVSAYATPASRWLITPADSSVAREANTAEGSGAPIKVGHSDVGKLREAAEDARRWDSKYGGGDWRSSMVPECLRVEAAPLLLGSYSDEVGRALFGATAELTRLAGWMAFDTGQQEAAQRYYIQALRLARAAADVPLGGYVLASMSLQATYRGFGDEGVDLAQAAVERNRGLATARTMSFFRLVEARAHARAADAQAAGAALKAAEGWLERSRDGDHDPSWLGFYGYDRFAADAAECYRDLKAPRQVRRFTEQALSKPTEEFVRSHGLRLVVSAVAELESGNLDAACEQGVRAVEVAGRISSARTTEYVRDLLHRLEPYGDEPRVVELRERARPLLMAPA, from the coding sequence ATGTCCAGGGAGCAACGCGGGCCGAACGAAAAGCTCGGCGCCGTTCTCGCCCTCGCGGGAATCAGCAACGCAGGACTCGCGCGCCGCGTCAACGACCTTGGCGCCCAACGCGGGCTGACACTTCGCTACGACAAGACCTCGGTGGCGCGCTGGGTGTCGAAGGGGATGGTGCCGCAGGGAGCGGCGCCGCACCTCATCGCGGCCGCCATCGGGCAGAAGCTCGGCCGCCCGGTGCCGCTCCACGAGATCGGCCTGGCGGACGCGGATCCCGCCCCCGAAGTGGGCCTCGCCTTCCCCCGCGACGTGGGACAGGCGGTGCGCTCGGCGACGGAGCTGTACCGGCTCGACCTGGCCGGCCGCCGGGCCGGCTCCGGCGGCATCTGGCAGTCGCTGGCCGGGTCGTTCGCGGTGAGCGCGTACGCGACGCCCGCCTCCCGGTGGCTGATAACCCCCGCCGACAGCTCGGTCGCGCGCGAGGCGAACACCGCCGAGGGCTCCGGCGCGCCGATCAAAGTCGGCCACAGCGACGTGGGGAAGCTGCGGGAGGCCGCCGAGGACGCCAGACGCTGGGACTCCAAGTACGGCGGCGGCGACTGGCGTTCGTCCATGGTCCCGGAGTGTTTACGGGTGGAGGCGGCGCCGCTGCTGCTCGGCTCCTACTCCGACGAGGTGGGCCGCGCCCTGTTCGGGGCCACCGCCGAACTGACCCGGCTCGCCGGGTGGATGGCCTTCGACACCGGCCAGCAGGAGGCCGCCCAGCGGTACTACATCCAGGCGCTGCGGCTCGCGCGCGCGGCGGCGGACGTGCCGCTCGGGGGGTACGTGCTGGCGTCGATGTCCCTGCAGGCGACGTACCGCGGCTTCGGTGACGAGGGCGTCGACCTCGCGCAGGCCGCCGTCGAACGCAACCGGGGGCTGGCGACCGCGCGGACCATGAGCTTCTTCCGGCTGGTCGAGGCGCGGGCGCACGCGCGCGCGGCGGACGCGCAGGCGGCCGGCGCGGCGCTGAAGGCGGCGGAGGGGTGGCTGGAGCGGTCCAGGGACGGCGACCACGATCCCTCCTGGCTCGGCTTCTACGGCTACGACCGGTTCGCCGCCGACGCCGCCGAGTGCTACCGGGACCTGAAGGCGCCGCGCCAGGTGCGGCGCTTCACCGAGCAGGCGCTGTCGAAACCGACGGAGGAGTTCGTGCGGTCGCACGGGCTGCGGCTGGTGGTGTCGGCCGTCGCCGAGCTGGAGTCGGGGAACCTGGACGCGGCCTGCGAGCAGGGGGTGCGGGCGGTGGAGGTGGCGGGGCGGATCTCGTCGGCGCGGACCACCGAGTATGTGAGGGATCTTTTGCACCGGCTGGAGCCGTACGGGGACGAGCCCCGGGTGGTGGAGCTGCGGGAGCGGGCCCGGCCGTTGCTGATGGCTCCGGCGTAG
- a CDS encoding asparagine synthase-related protein, whose amino-acid sequence MRWLVGWSSTAASAAGFGSPTGYNGPATEYGGSASGYGGSGGVSGYAGSAGATGYDGETLHPVGSQLLWGDPDPLWAVGDWRPDEVRVVRADAQNRIAVLGTCGATDEQLRLGLIAARGGALRHLTNWPGSYTAVVQVGRRITVCGDLAGARPVFHTPWAGGTAYATAALPLADLIEANLDFGHLAALLAAPDVPAALHDTTPYDGVRRIPPGHALVLRAGAREIAGYEPVASLAVAAPPADADSAVDAVRDALVEAVRARLSAPRHVPDLDPGPVPGMGPAARRAARGMPVPGIGADLSGGPASGTLALLAAGLPGMPGTLLGHGTGAGERLLAVTFNDLAVGGREAELERAGALAANPRLHHVVVTGAEETLPYADLDGPLTDEPGPSLVSAARHRARLAAGSADHFTGHGARQVLDAHPARLADLLMDRQRRHLVRPVAALTKADGSVMVPARVYSAARRLARTPYRAGVEALAERLMRRRFDEPHGAVGASLAALTWAGPGPAARWLTGEALAEVSVLLQGSLNRSALGPGQRPGDYRARAALARSAADLRVLEQAAEIRSQRLHSPFLDNQVVRACRALPEALRVKPGARSAILRTVLQGAGVSDLPPGWGTPSHASSAAAARAGLRLAADTLMDLFTTPLLAEAGLVEARVVRQAVRATADGDPLPHDGLADLVSLELWLRRLLARRGTCWTGTPARARAVPSGITPRRGALAPGV is encoded by the coding sequence ATGCGGTGGTTGGTGGGATGGAGCAGCACCGCCGCGAGTGCCGCCGGGTTCGGTTCCCCGACCGGGTACAACGGTCCCGCGACCGAGTACGGCGGTTCCGCGAGCGGCTACGGCGGTTCCGGCGGTGTGTCCGGATACGCCGGTTCGGCCGGGGCCACCGGATACGACGGCGAGACCCTGCACCCGGTCGGCTCCCAGCTCCTGTGGGGCGACCCCGACCCGCTGTGGGCCGTCGGCGACTGGCGGCCCGACGAGGTGCGCGTGGTGCGGGCCGACGCGCAGAACCGGATCGCCGTCCTCGGTACCTGCGGCGCCACCGACGAGCAGCTGCGGCTCGGTCTGATCGCCGCGCGCGGGGGCGCGCTCAGACACCTGACCAACTGGCCCGGCAGCTACACGGCCGTCGTGCAGGTGGGCCGCCGCATCACCGTGTGCGGCGACCTCGCGGGCGCCCGCCCGGTGTTCCACACCCCCTGGGCCGGCGGCACGGCCTACGCCACCGCCGCCCTGCCGCTCGCCGACCTCATCGAGGCGAACCTCGACTTCGGGCACCTCGCGGCCCTGCTCGCCGCCCCCGACGTACCGGCCGCGTTGCACGACACCACCCCCTACGACGGCGTACGGCGCATCCCGCCGGGGCACGCGCTGGTGCTGCGCGCCGGTGCGCGGGAGATCGCCGGGTACGAGCCGGTCGCCTCCCTCGCTGTGGCAGCGCCCCCGGCCGACGCCGACAGCGCGGTGGACGCCGTACGGGACGCGCTCGTGGAAGCCGTGCGCGCCCGGCTGTCGGCGCCCCGGCACGTGCCCGACCTCGACCCCGGGCCGGTACCCGGCATGGGTCCCGCCGCACGGCGCGCCGCGCGCGGGATGCCGGTTCCGGGGATCGGCGCCGACCTGTCCGGCGGACCGGCCTCGGGCACGCTCGCGCTGCTGGCCGCCGGACTTCCCGGCATGCCGGGCACCCTGCTGGGCCACGGCACGGGCGCGGGCGAGCGGCTGCTCGCGGTCACCTTCAACGACCTGGCCGTCGGCGGACGCGAGGCCGAACTCGAACGCGCGGGTGCCCTCGCCGCCAACCCCCGGCTGCACCACGTGGTGGTGACGGGCGCCGAGGAGACCCTGCCGTACGCCGACCTCGACGGTCCCCTCACCGACGAACCCGGACCATCGCTGGTCTCGGCGGCCCGGCACCGCGCGCGGCTCGCCGCCGGCAGCGCCGACCACTTCACCGGGCACGGCGCCCGGCAGGTCCTGGACGCCCACCCGGCCCGCCTCGCCGACCTCCTGATGGACCGCCAACGGCGCCACCTGGTCCGGCCGGTCGCCGCGCTGACCAAGGCCGACGGCTCGGTGATGGTCCCCGCGCGCGTGTACAGCGCGGCCCGGCGGCTGGCGCGCACCCCGTACCGGGCGGGCGTGGAGGCGCTCGCCGAGCGGCTGATGCGGCGCCGCTTCGACGAGCCGCACGGTGCGGTGGGCGCGTCCCTCGCCGCCCTGACCTGGGCGGGACCGGGTCCGGCCGCACGCTGGCTGACCGGGGAGGCGCTGGCTGAAGTATCGGTTCTGCTCCAGGGCTCGCTGAACCGGTCCGCGCTCGGCCCGGGACAGCGCCCCGGCGACTACCGCGCGCGGGCGGCCCTCGCCCGGTCCGCCGCCGACCTGCGCGTCCTGGAACAGGCCGCCGAGATCCGCTCCCAGCGTCTGCACTCGCCCTTCCTCGACAACCAGGTCGTCCGCGCCTGCCGCGCCCTCCCCGAGGCCCTGCGCGTCAAGCCCGGCGCCCGCTCCGCGATCCTCCGCACGGTCCTGCAGGGCGCCGGCGTCAGCGACCTCCCGCCCGGCTGGGGCACCCCGTCCCACGCGTCGTCGGCAGCGGCGGCACGCGCGGGCCTGCGGCTGGCCGCCGACACCCTGATGGACCTCTTCACCACGCCCCTGCTGGCGGAGGCCGGCCTGGTCGAGGCCCGCGTGGTCCGCCAGGCGGTACGGGCGACCGCCGACGGCGACCCGCTGCCCCACGACGGCCTCGCCGACCTCGTCTCCCTCGAACTCTGGCTGCGCCGCCTCCTCGCCCGCAGGGGCACCTGCTGGACCGGCACCCCGGCCCGCGCCCGAGCGGTCCCCTCCGGGATCACCCCGAGAAGGGGAGCGCTGGCACCGGGGGTGTGA